The proteins below are encoded in one region of Homo sapiens chromosome 2, GRCh38.p14 Primary Assembly:
- the LIMS2 gene encoding LIM and senescent cell antigen-like-containing domain protein 2 isoform X7, with the protein MGGAHRCAVFRLAGEEEGVCGEALETGRGEGAQHLCRPCHNREKAKGLGKYICQRCHLVIDEQPLMFRSDAYHPDHFNCTHCGKELTAEARELKGELYCLPCHDKMGVPICGACRRPIEGRVVNALGKQWHVEHFVCAKCEKPFLGHRHYEKKGLAYCETHYNQLFGDVCYNCSHVIEGDVVSALNKAWCVSCFSCSTCNSKLTLKNKFVEFDMKPVCKRCYEKFPLELKKRLKKLSELTSRKAQPKATDLNSA; encoded by the exons ATGGGAGGGGCACACAGGTGTGCTGTTTTCAGGTtggcaggagaggaggaaggTGTGTGCGGGGAGGCCCTGGAGACTGGAAGAGGAGAGGGGGCCCA GCATCTCTGCCGGCCTTGCCACAACCGTGAGAAGGCCAAGGGCCTGGGCAAGTACATCTGCCAGCGGTGCCACCTGGTCATCGACGAGCAGCCCCTCATGTTCAGGAGCGACGCCTACCACCCTGACCACTTCAACTGCACCCACTGTGG GAAGGAGCTGACAGCCGAGGCCCGCGAGCTGAAGGGTGAGCTCTACTGCCTGCCCTGCCATGACAAGATGGGCGTCCCCATCTGCGGGGCCTGCCGCCGGCCCATCGAGGGCCGAGTGGTCAACGCGCTGGGCAAGCAGTGGCACGTGGAG CACTTTGTCTGTGCCAAGTGTGAGAAGCCATTCCTGGGGCACCGGCACTATGAGAAGAAGGGCCTGGCCTACTGCGAGACTCACTACAACCAG CTCTTCGGGGACGTCTGCTACAACTGCAGCCATGTGATTGAAGGCGATG TGGTGTCGGCCCTCAACAAGGCCTGGTGTGTGAGCTGCTTCTCCTGCTCCACCTGCAACAGCAAGCTCACCCTGAA GAACAAGTTTGTGGAGTTCGACATGAAGCCCGTGTGTAAGAGGTGCTACGAGAAGTTCCCGCTGGAGCTGAAGAAGCGGCTGAAGAAGCTGTCGGAGCTGACCTCCCGCAAGGCCCAGCCCAAGGCCACAGACCTCAACTCTGCCTGA
- the LIMS2 gene encoding LIM and senescent cell antigen-like-containing domain protein 2 isoform X11 — MFRSDAYHPDHFNCTHCGKELTAEARELKGELYCLPCHDKMGVPICGACRRPIEGRVVNALGKQWHVEHFVCAKCEKPFLGHRHYEKKGLAYCETHYNQLFGDVCYNCSHVIEGDVVSALNKAWCVSCFSCSTCNSKLTLKNKFVEFDMKPVCKRCYEKFPLELKKRLKKLSELTSRKAQPKATDLNSA; from the exons ATGTTCAGGAGCGACGCCTACCACCCTGACCACTTCAACTGCACCCACTGTGG GAAGGAGCTGACAGCCGAGGCCCGCGAGCTGAAGGGTGAGCTCTACTGCCTGCCCTGCCATGACAAGATGGGCGTCCCCATCTGCGGGGCCTGCCGCCGGCCCATCGAGGGCCGAGTGGTCAACGCGCTGGGCAAGCAGTGGCACGTGGAG CACTTTGTCTGTGCCAAGTGTGAGAAGCCATTCCTGGGGCACCGGCACTATGAGAAGAAGGGCCTGGCCTACTGCGAGACTCACTACAACCAG CTCTTCGGGGACGTCTGCTACAACTGCAGCCATGTGATTGAAGGCGATG TGGTGTCGGCCCTCAACAAGGCCTGGTGTGTGAGCTGCTTCTCCTGCTCCACCTGCAACAGCAAGCTCACCCTGAA GAACAAGTTTGTGGAGTTCGACATGAAGCCCGTGTGTAAGAGGTGCTACGAGAAGTTCCCGCTGGAGCTGAAGAAGCGGCTGAAGAAGCTGTCGGAGCTGACCTCCCGCAAGGCCCAGCCCAAGGCCACAGACCTCAACTCTGCCTGA
- the LIMS2 gene encoding LIM and senescent cell antigen-like-containing domain protein 2 isoform X8: MVRALKLLHTPSPGRVAGSQRGPSSGVLPLPVLSQGPQPAHGSQETRVHTHGWVAVPTSPLPPAGILRDSKVRRKPWGQSVQSAWGLWMTEPAAWTALCRHGAEEFLSTLSVPSVRSHSWGTGTMRRRAWPTARLTTTSYSDSLLGPQLFGDVCYNCSHVIEGDVVSALNKAWCVSCFSCSTCNSKLTLKNKFVEFDMKPVCKRCYEKFPLELKKRLKKLSELTSRKAQPKATDLNSA; this comes from the exons ATGGTAAGAGCCCTAAAGCTCCTCCACACTCCCAGCCCAGGGCGGGTGGCTGGCTCCCAACGAGGCCCTTCCTCAGGGGTACTGCCCCTCCCTGTGCTCAGCCAGGGACCCCAGCCTGCCCACGGGAGCCAGGAGACCCGAGTGCACACACACGGTTGGGTAGCTGTGCCCACCTCTCCTCTTCCCCCTGCTGGCATTCTAAGAGACTCCAAGGTCAGGAGAAAACCTTGGGGGCAGTCTGTCCAGAGTGCCTGGGGGTTGTGGATGACAGAACCCGCTGCATGGACAGCCCTGTGCAGACACGGAGCTGAAGAGTTCCTCAG CACTTTGTCTGTGCCAAGTGTGAGAAGCCATTCCTGGGGCACCGGCACTATGAGAAGAAGGGCCTGGCCTACTGCGAGACTCACTACAACCAG CTACTCTGACAGCCTGCTCGGCCCACAGCTCTTCGGGGACGTCTGCTACAACTGCAGCCATGTGATTGAAGGCGATG TGGTGTCGGCCCTCAACAAGGCCTGGTGTGTGAGCTGCTTCTCCTGCTCCACCTGCAACAGCAAGCTCACCCTGAA GAACAAGTTTGTGGAGTTCGACATGAAGCCCGTGTGTAAGAGGTGCTACGAGAAGTTCCCGCTGGAGCTGAAGAAGCGGCTGAAGAAGCTGTCGGAGCTGACCTCCCGCAAGGCCCAGCCCAAGGCCACAGACCTCAACTCTGCCTGA
- the LIMS2 gene encoding LIM and senescent cell antigen-like-containing domain protein 2 isoform X9 codes for MTGRHLCRPCHNREKAKGLGKYICQRCHLVIDEQPLMFRSDAYHPDHFNCTHCGKELTAEARELKGELYCLPCHDKMGVPICGACRRPIEGRVVNALGKQWHVEHFVCAKCEKPFLGHRHYEKKGLAYCETHYNQLFGDVCYNCSHVIEGDVVSALNKAWCVSCFSCSTCNSKLTLKNKFVEFDMKPVCKRCYEKFPLELKKRLKKLSELTSRKAQPKATDLNSA; via the exons GCATCTCTGCCGGCCTTGCCACAACCGTGAGAAGGCCAAGGGCCTGGGCAAGTACATCTGCCAGCGGTGCCACCTGGTCATCGACGAGCAGCCCCTCATGTTCAGGAGCGACGCCTACCACCCTGACCACTTCAACTGCACCCACTGTGG GAAGGAGCTGACAGCCGAGGCCCGCGAGCTGAAGGGTGAGCTCTACTGCCTGCCCTGCCATGACAAGATGGGCGTCCCCATCTGCGGGGCCTGCCGCCGGCCCATCGAGGGCCGAGTGGTCAACGCGCTGGGCAAGCAGTGGCACGTGGAG CACTTTGTCTGTGCCAAGTGTGAGAAGCCATTCCTGGGGCACCGGCACTATGAGAAGAAGGGCCTGGCCTACTGCGAGACTCACTACAACCAG CTCTTCGGGGACGTCTGCTACAACTGCAGCCATGTGATTGAAGGCGATG TGGTGTCGGCCCTCAACAAGGCCTGGTGTGTGAGCTGCTTCTCCTGCTCCACCTGCAACAGCAAGCTCACCCTGAA GAACAAGTTTGTGGAGTTCGACATGAAGCCCGTGTGTAAGAGGTGCTACGAGAAGTTCCCGCTGGAGCTGAAGAAGCGGCTGAAGAAGCTGTCGGAGCTGACCTCCCGCAAGGCCCAGCCCAAGGCCACAGACCTCAACTCTGCCTGA